A genomic region of Arachis stenosperma cultivar V10309 chromosome 9, arast.V10309.gnm1.PFL2, whole genome shotgun sequence contains the following coding sequences:
- the LOC130950223 gene encoding uncharacterized protein LOC130950223, whose amino-acid sequence MAGKIDRRVNNGAAPPIFKLGGQNYHSIGSLLPPDSLRPTFAQLYIYDIENEIDNRIGTLRSNEAINERNREIVAILRNMLDRYNSLAKNFCYARDRYQQENCTNIKLKLISKRTTDGRTYNLPSASEVAALIVGDVEQLSKDRDIIIESQSRKLQRIDVFHPSYLALQYPLLFPYGEDGFRLGIATSDSISARPTKKNKTITLRQFFAFRLQKMTGESPLILRSKRLF is encoded by the exons ATGGCTGGAAAAATTGACCGTAGGGTGAACAATGGGGCTGCTCCTCCAATTTTTAAGCTTGGGGGTCAAAACTACCATAGCATTGGTAGCTTACTTCCTCCTGATAGTTTGCGACCAACATTTGCCCAGCTATATATCTATGACATAGAGAATGAGATTGATAATCGAATAGGCACACTTCG TTCCAATGAAGCTATAAATGAGCGGAATAGGGAAATTGTGGCAATATTAAGAAACATGCTAGACAGATATAATAGTTTGGCAAAGAATTTTTGCTATGCAAGAGATAGGTATCAACAGGAAAATTGCACAAACATAAAGCTTAAGTTGATTAgtaaaaggactacagatggcaggacatacaacttgccatctGCATCTGAAGTGGCTGCATTGATTGTTGGCGATGTCGAACAACTTagcaaagatagagatattaTTATAGAGAGTCAATCTAGAAAGCTCCAGCGGATTGATGTTTTTCATCCATCTTATTTAGCCTTGCAATATCCATTGTTGTTTCCATATGGGGAGGATGGATTTCGTTTGGGTATTGCAACATCAGATTCTATCTCCGCTAGAcctacaaagaaaaacaaaacaatcaCTTTGCGACAATTCTTTGCTTTTCGACTACAGAAAATGACGGGTGAATCTCCGTTAATTCTGAGATCAAAGAGATTATTCTAA
- the LOC130950224 gene encoding uncharacterized protein LOC130950224 — protein sequence MSDDEIKQLCLMDIDKILYSYGKTLKDYPPMPLATEVDNSLLTERVIREELNFNRDDLKENATDMLAIATPEQRYAFDKIVTAVYCDEWGFFFVYGHGGTGKIFLWNLMSAEICSRGDIVLNVASSGIASLLLPNGRTTHSRFKIPLNIIEDSVCNIKPGSPQAMLLLKAKLIIWDEAPMVSRYCYEALDKCLGDIMRCSPTYSKDLPFGGKVVVLGGDFRQILLVIPRGSRQDIVHSTVNSSYLWKFCQVLKLTKNMRLSVGTTASDQDEIEQFGEWLLKVSDGLIGDNMDGESEICLPGDIVIPSSD from the coding sequence ATGTCAGATGATGAGATTAAGCAGTTGTGCTTAATGGATATAGACAAGATCTTATATTCCTATGGTAAAACCTTGAAAGACTATCCTCCTATGCCTTTAGCAACTGAAGTTGATAATTCTTTGTTAACCGAAAGGGTTATAAGGGAAGAGCTAAACTTTAACAGGGATGATTTAAAGGAAAATGCCACAGACATGTTAGCCATCGCAACACCTGAGCAGAGATATGCATTCGATAAAATTGTTACAGCTGTGTATTGTGATGAATGGGGTTTTTTCTTTGTGTATGGTCATGGAGGTACTGGAAAAATATTTCTCTGGAACCTTATGTCTGCTGAGATTTGCTCAAGGGGTGATATAGTGTTAAACGTTGCTTCGAGTGGTATTGCATCTTTACTTCTTCCCAATGGAAGAACGACACACTCAAGGTTCAAAATACCGCTGAATATAATTGAGGATTCTGTATGTAACATCAAACCTGGTTCCCCTCAAGCAATGTTACTATTGAAAGCCAAACTTATAATTTGGGATGAGGCCCCAATGGTTAGTAGGTACTGCTATGAAGCGCTTGATAAATGCTTGGGTGACATCATGAGGTGTTCTCCAACATATAGCAAAGATTTGCCATTTGGAGGAAAAGTGGTTGTACTAGGTGGAGACTTTAGACAAATTCTTCTTGTCATTCCACGAGGATCGAGACAAGATATCGTTCATTCAACCGTGAATTCGTCTTACCTTTGGAAGTTTTGTCAGGTGCTCAAACTAACAAAAAACATGAGACTCTCTGTAGGAACGACTGCTTCAGATCAAGATGAGATAGAGCAATTTGGTGAGTGGTTATTGAAAGTTAGTGATGGTCTCATAGGTGACAATATGGATGGTGAATCTGAGATATGTCTTCCAGGAGATATTGTTATTCCTTCTTCGGACTAG
- the LOC130950225 gene encoding uncharacterized protein LOC130950225 produces the protein MSSKDFFKARTILAPTLDIVEEVNNHLMAIIPGGEKLYLSSDSICMDEGNMESQLDLYGPELLNSINCSGLPPHKLILKVGVPVMLLRNIDQSSGLCNGTRLQVRKLGNHVIECEVLTGNNVGHIALIPRMNMVPTNETVPVRFQRRQFPIIVSFAMTINKSQGQTLSHVELYLSRPVFTHGQLYVALSRVKNKRGLKVLLMNHVGISANSTINVVYRKVFEKIVF, from the coding sequence ATGTCCTCAAAGGATTTTTTCAAAGCAAGAACTATATTGGCTCCCACACTAGACATCGTTGAAGAGGTCAACAACCATCTGATGGCTATCATTCCTGGAGGGGAAAAATTATATCTTAGTTCGGATTCCATATGTATGGATGAAGGGAATATGGAGAGTCAACTAGATCTCTATGGTCCTGAATTACTGAATAGCATAAATTGCTCTGGTTTGCCTCCACATAAATTAATACTCAAGGTTGGTGTTCCGGTGATGTTACTAAGGAATATTGACCAATCCAGTGGTCTTTGTAATGGTACAAGGCTACAAGTTAGGAAGCTTGGAAATCATGTCATAGAATGTGAAGTCTTAACGGGTAACAATGTTGGTCATATTGCTTTGATTCCAAGAATGAATATGGTACCAACAAATGAAACCGTCCCAGTTAGATTCCAACGAAGACAGTTTCCCATAATAGTATCGTTTGCCATGACAATTAATAAGTCTCAGGGACAAACTTTATCTCATGTTGAATTGTACTTGTCTAGACCAGTTTTTACACATGGCCAACTATATGTGGCACTTTCAAGAGTTAAGAATAAGAGAGGTTTAAAAGTTTTACTTATGAATCACGTAGGAATATCTGCAAATTCAACTATCAATGTTGTTTATAGAAAAGTCTTTGAAAAAATAGTATTCTAa